GAAGAGATTCGAAAAGTCAACATTACCGAGCAGCAACCCGATTGGCGGCATGATAACGTCTTCCACCAGCGATTTGACGATCGTCCCGAAGGCGGCGCCGATAATTATACCGACCGCCATGTCGACGACATTGCCTTTGACGGCAAACTCTTTAAATTCTTTCATCATACCCATTTTTGAGCACTCCTATTTTGACTGATCACCGACATACATTTTATCGCGAACTTATGAGAAGGTCAACAAAAGCTCTGCGTCACCTCCACAAACTCAAATGGCGAACAGCTTATCCGGATCGCCGGTTTCCGTTAACCGGAATTCATTCAAGCATGTCGTTGATAATTCTGTGTGAGCAATTCCAAGTGAAGGTTACCGGATCGGAAGTTATAAGACAAGCATTAAAATTCGAAGTTTCCAATCAGGAATCAGTACGATTCATCCTCACCGGGGTATTTGCTCCTGCGGACGTCATCGATGTACTTCTCGACGGCCTCAGCTATGATCGGAGGAAGATTGGCATATTCACGGAGAAATTTGGGCTTGAAACCTTCGGGGCGAAGGCCGAGCATGTCATTGATTACCAGCACCTGACCATCACAGTTAACGCCGGCTCCGATTCCGATCGTAGCCATCGTATCCAGAGCGTCGGTGATTTCACCCGCGATTTTGGCCTCCATGAGCTCCAGAACCATTGAAAAACAACCGGCTTCCTGTAGAGCAAGGGCGGACTCCATGAGGTAGGCGCGGGATTTTTCGTGCCTGCCCTGGACTTTCGGGCCGCCGAATCTGTGAATAGACTGCGGCGTGAGCCCGATGTGTCCCATGACCGGTATGCCGCACTCGATCACTCTTTTAACTGTCGGGACCATCTCCGTGCCCCCTTCGATCTTCACCGCCTCGGCGCCCCCTTCCTTTAGAAAGCGTCCGGCGTTTTCGATGGCAGTCTGAATAGAGGGTTGAAACGACATAAACGGCATATCGGCCACCACCAGCGCCCGCTTCGTACCCCGAGCGACGGCGGCCGTATGCGCCACCATGATGTCCATGGAGATAGGCAGGGTGGAATCATGACCATGGATTACGTTGCTGGCGGAATCGCCGACCAGGACTATGTCGATCCCGGCTTTGTCGATCAATTGGGCGGTGAAGAAGTCATAGGCGGTCAAGACGGCGATTTTCTCGCCCTTGGCTTTCATCCCAATGATAGTCTGTATGGTAACTTTTTTTGTTTCTCGTGTGGAAGACATGGTCATCATCTCCCGGCCAGATCCCCGGCGGGGGAGTAGTACTTTTTACCGGAAATCGGTTTCTGGATCTGCCCTATCAAATCATCAAAATGCTCCGGCGTATTGACAAAATCTATTTCATCGGTTTTGACCACCAGCAGAGGTGTTTCGGTGTAATTGAAGAAGAAGTAATCATACGCCTTGTTGAGCACCTCGAGGTAGTCGGAGTCTATGGACTTTTCGAAACTGAAATTGCGCTTTTGAACCCTTTTCATGAGAATGGCAGTAGAGGCCTGCAGGTAGATCACCAGATCCGGTCGAGGGATATCAGCCGAGAGAACCGGCGCGATTTTATTATAAAGCGTGAGCTCGCGATCGGAGAGAGTGACCGAGGCGAAGATAGAATCTTTGGCGAACAGATAATCAGCCACGATGCGCTGGGCAAAGAGGTCGCGCACCATGAGCTGCTGCTGCTGCTGGAATCTGGATATCAGGAAATAGAGCTGGGCCGAGAAAGCATACCGCTTTCGATTCTTGTAGAAATCGACAAGGAAGGGATTCTCGAACACTTCCTCGTTGAGAAGTTCCGCGTCAATGCGTTCAGCCAGCATGCGCGCGAAGGTCGTCTTGCCGACACCTATCACGCCCTCGACGGCTATATATCTTGGTTCATATGTCTCTGGCGACATGATCCTTATACAGGATAACTTCCTGTTCATCCTGTTCGCTGACAAAGTCAGCAATTGGTGTTTTGGTTACCGGGTGTATCAGGTCCGGCGTGATCTGCAAAAGCGGCAACATGGCAAAAGGCCGTTTCAGCAGTTCCCGGTGCGGTATCGACAGCGTTGCTGTCTCGACAATCTGTTCTCCAAACAGCAGAATGTCCAGGTCAATCGTGCGGGGCAGTTTCTGACCTTTGCCGGTGCGCCCCATGCTCTTTTCTATCAACTCGAGTTCGTTCAGCAGCCCCTGGGGACGGTACTGATAATCGGCCATCACCACCTGGTTCATGAAAGACGGATTTTCGCCTTCCATTTCTTTCGCCTCGGTAACATAAATGGCCGAGGTAGCCACTATTTCGAGACCGGACACGAGTTCCAGCTTTGCGAGGGCCATCTGAAGGTTTTTTTCGCGGTCCCCGATGTTGGAGCCCATCAAGATGTAAACTGTTTCTGCCATGCTCAACCTCTACTGCTGATTTTTGTCCATCAGCTTCGACGTATCCTCCTGATACCGGGTCAATTCCACTTCGATCGATTTAATCTGCCCGGGAATCGGAGGATTCATTTTCCGGACTCTCAAGGTGACCCGGTAAGCCGGGAAGCTCTCAAGCAGTTTCGTCGCCAGGCTTGTCGCCAGGCCTTCCAGCAACGAATACGCTCTTCCTTCCACCGTTTCCTTAATTACGTCATAAGCCTGCCTATAATCAATAGTATCGGACAAATGGTCGGAACGTCCAGCCTCCGCCAGATCGACCTCGAGTTCACAATCGACCTCGAAAACCCGTCCGGTCTCCTTTTCCGCCGCGGTGGCTCCATGATAGCCGTAGAACGATAGGCCGCTGAGTCGTATGATGTCCTTCATCAGTCGTCTTCGCTCACCTTCAATAGGTTTAATTTACGCTTGATACGCTCACGGGCTGTCTGGTAATCTTCCGGTGGAGTGGTCAGGGACAGCCTTATGAAGCCGTCGCCGTTCTCCCCGAAAGCCGTGCCGGGAGCCACCAGGATTCGACTGCGACGGTATAGGATACTGGCCTGTGTCCGCGCATGCTTTCGTCCGGCTATTT
This genomic stretch from Candidatus Zixiibacteriota bacterium harbors:
- the panB gene encoding 3-methyl-2-oxobutanoate hydroxymethyltransferase, which codes for MSSTRETKKVTIQTIIGMKAKGEKIAVLTAYDFFTAQLIDKAGIDIVLVGDSASNVIHGHDSTLPISMDIMVAHTAAVARGTKRALVVADMPFMSFQPSIQTAIENAGRFLKEGGAEAVKIEGGTEMVPTVKRVIECGIPVMGHIGLTPQSIHRFGGPKVQGRHEKSRAYLMESALALQEAGCFSMVLELMEAKIAGEITDALDTMATIGIGAGVNCDGQVLVINDMLGLRPEGFKPKFLREYANLPPIIAEAVEKYIDDVRRSKYPGEDESY
- a CDS encoding deoxynucleoside kinase encodes the protein MSPETYEPRYIAVEGVIGVGKTTFARMLAERIDAELLNEEVFENPFLVDFYKNRKRYAFSAQLYFLISRFQQQQQLMVRDLFAQRIVADYLFAKDSIFASVTLSDRELTLYNKIAPVLSADIPRPDLVIYLQASTAILMKRVQKRNFSFEKSIDSDYLEVLNKAYDYFFFNYTETPLLVVKTDEIDFVNTPEHFDDLIGQIQKPISGKKYYSPAGDLAGR
- the folK gene encoding 2-amino-4-hydroxy-6-hydroxymethyldihydropteridine diphosphokinase, whose translation is MAETVYILMGSNIGDREKNLQMALAKLELVSGLEIVATSAIYVTEAKEMEGENPSFMNQVVMADYQYRPQGLLNELELIEKSMGRTGKGQKLPRTIDLDILLFGEQIVETATLSIPHRELLKRPFAMLPLLQITPDLIHPVTKTPIADFVSEQDEQEVILYKDHVARDI
- the folB gene encoding dihydroneopterin aldolase, which translates into the protein MKDIIRLSGLSFYGYHGATAAEKETGRVFEVDCELEVDLAEAGRSDHLSDTIDYRQAYDVIKETVEGRAYSLLEGLATSLATKLLESFPAYRVTLRVRKMNPPIPGQIKSIEVELTRYQEDTSKLMDKNQQ